Proteins encoded together in one uncultured Desulfosarcina sp. window:
- a CDS encoding DUF6178 family protein, translating to MTATPSPKLTPADRIRKLAETRQRVMALPAEKALQAILEHQQPAALVHSFPEEDLHFLIHDIGLENALPLLSLASNRQWEYMVDMEAWNRDRLNFQATTAWLQLLLAADADRLVKWCYEEKLDWIELVLFRNIELRIRESDQSPSDLGEGFFTDDDTFYVRFVDYPVTTPQEEAFKRLRNEMLGQLLRRLSCFDHPRYQGLLMEATGVIPDEIEEELFRMRNVRLGEKGFLPFDEAIGVYQPLQPGELAARGKKILRPEPTDDRQLPVPQISISFLEGDTLFVKALKQIREPHILEQLQTETAGLCNRVVAADRAVIRGRDQLQTIVSKVGGYLSIGLERLLAGTRKDREKKAAEAIQQHMLIDIFRTGFASALQLKWRADRWYRESWCRASGIDLTFWGERWLGQLGGLLIDRPKFYDPDRAGSNYRDFAAMEEIEATGLGLAQVTVLDSLFGKLNLELAPTFAQRAIDFKNLLLTQWARASLKMPPVEPGTSDPAIPVTRFSPFYETLWRSQEERRRIADERKTEFLQWIAKQSGLSKTELADRLGWIFEALFDEIEQELAWVRAGNLDPRHVHLFLLKP from the coding sequence GTGACCGCCACACCTTCCCCTAAACTCACCCCAGCCGACCGGATTCGCAAATTGGCGGAAACCCGGCAGCGGGTAATGGCACTGCCTGCGGAAAAAGCCCTGCAAGCGATTTTGGAGCATCAGCAACCGGCCGCGCTGGTCCATTCATTCCCGGAGGAAGACCTTCATTTTCTCATTCACGACATCGGTTTGGAAAACGCGCTGCCCCTTCTTTCTCTGGCCTCCAACCGTCAGTGGGAATACATGGTGGACATGGAAGCCTGGAACCGGGATCGCCTGAACTTTCAGGCCACCACCGCCTGGCTGCAGTTGCTGCTGGCTGCCGATGCTGACCGGCTGGTCAAATGGTGCTACGAGGAAAAGCTTGACTGGATCGAGTTGGTGCTCTTCCGCAACATCGAACTTCGCATCCGGGAGTCGGATCAATCCCCTTCGGATTTAGGGGAAGGCTTTTTCACCGACGACGACACCTTTTATGTGCGTTTTGTGGACTATCCCGTGACTACCCCGCAGGAGGAAGCTTTCAAGCGCCTGCGCAACGAAATGCTGGGGCAGCTGCTGCGCCGGCTCTCTTGCTTCGACCATCCCCGTTACCAGGGGCTGCTTATGGAAGCGACGGGCGTGATTCCCGACGAAATTGAAGAAGAGTTGTTCCGCATGCGCAATGTGCGCCTGGGAGAAAAGGGCTTTCTCCCCTTCGACGAAGCCATAGGCGTATACCAACCCCTGCAACCCGGGGAACTGGCTGCCAGGGGCAAAAAAATCCTGCGGCCGGAACCGACGGACGACAGGCAATTGCCGGTGCCCCAAATTAGCATTTCCTTTCTCGAAGGCGACACCCTTTTTGTAAAGGCCTTAAAACAGATCCGGGAACCTCATATTCTTGAACAGCTTCAGACCGAGACGGCCGGCCTTTGCAACCGGGTGGTCGCCGCCGACCGGGCGGTTATTCGGGGCCGCGACCAGCTTCAAACCATTGTATCCAAAGTCGGCGGATACCTGAGCATCGGACTGGAACGCCTGTTGGCCGGTACCCGAAAGGACCGCGAGAAAAAAGCGGCCGAGGCCATCCAGCAGCATATGCTCATCGATATCTTCCGAACCGGCTTTGCCTCTGCCCTGCAACTTAAATGGCGGGCCGACCGCTGGTACCGGGAAAGCTGGTGCCGGGCAAGCGGCATCGATCTGACCTTCTGGGGAGAACGATGGCTGGGGCAGTTGGGGGGCCTGCTGATCGACAGGCCCAAGTTCTACGATCCGGACCGGGCTGGTTCCAATTATCGTGATTTTGCCGCCATGGAAGAGATCGAAGCCACCGGTCTGGGTCTGGCGCAGGTGACGGTGCTGGACAGTCTTTTCGGAAAATTGAATCTTGAACTCGCGCCAACCTTTGCGCAGCGCGCCATCGACTTTAAAAACCTGCTTCTCACCCAGTGGGCCCGGGCAAGCCTGAAGATGCCGCCGGTGGAACCCGGGACATCGGATCCTGCCATTCCCGTTACAAGGTTCAGCCCGTTTTACGAGACCCTCTGGCGATCACAGGAAGAACGCCGAAGGATCGCCGATGAACGGAAAACCGAATTTCTGCAATGGATCGCAAAGCAGTCCGGCCTTTCGAAAACGGAGCTGGCCGATCGGTTGGGATGGATTTTCGAGGCGCTTTTCGACGAAATCGAACAGGAACTGGCGTGGGTCCGGGCCGGCAACCTCGATCCGCGGCACGTTCATCTATTTTTGCTGAAGCCCTGA
- a CDS encoding AmpG family muropeptide MFS transporter, which produces MNRQPIATAIFNRRMLVALMMGFSCGLPLLLTLSVLQAWMTETGVDLTTIGAMTLVGLPYSLKFFWAPLFDRYTLPFLGRRRGWLLVSQLLLMAALVVLGYSDPSGQPELLAVAALAVTFFSASQDIVVDAYRREDLPDHELGMGSSIYINGYRVGMLLASGGGLILADHIPFSMVYTIMALCLLPGVATTLLTPEPHVERSPATLKEAVVDPLKEYFSRSKAVWILAFILMYKIGDTMAAAMTTPFYLDIGFTKTQIGAVVKLFGFWATVGGSLFGGVLMIRLGIFHSLWIFGILQALSTAGFALLALIGPSLAALSAVIAFENLSAGMGTAAYAGYMASITDKRFTATQYALLTSLMGIPRVVASAPTGYMAAHMGWWPFFVFCTLIALPGLLLLLVIDHGR; this is translated from the coding sequence ATGAACCGTCAGCCCATCGCCACTGCCATCTTCAATCGCCGCATGCTGGTGGCCCTGATGATGGGCTTTTCCTGCGGACTGCCGCTGCTGCTGACTTTGTCCGTTTTACAGGCCTGGATGACGGAAACCGGGGTCGACCTGACCACCATCGGCGCCATGACCCTGGTGGGTCTTCCCTACAGCCTGAAATTCTTCTGGGCGCCGCTGTTCGATCGCTATACGCTACCCTTCCTCGGCCGCCGACGCGGTTGGCTGCTGGTGTCCCAGCTGCTTCTGATGGCCGCCCTGGTTGTCCTGGGGTACAGCGATCCGTCGGGGCAGCCGGAACTGCTGGCCGTGGCGGCACTGGCCGTCACCTTTTTCAGTGCCTCCCAGGATATCGTGGTGGACGCCTATCGGCGCGAAGATCTGCCGGACCATGAACTGGGAATGGGTTCGTCTATCTACATCAACGGCTACCGGGTCGGGATGCTCCTGGCTTCGGGGGGAGGCCTGATTCTGGCGGACCATATCCCTTTTTCCATGGTGTACACGATCATGGCGTTGTGCCTGCTGCCGGGAGTCGCTACGACGCTGCTGACGCCGGAACCTCACGTTGAACGGTCACCCGCGACCTTGAAAGAGGCGGTGGTCGATCCGCTGAAGGAGTATTTCAGCCGTTCCAAGGCCGTCTGGATCCTGGCATTCATCCTGATGTATAAAATCGGCGATACCATGGCCGCCGCCATGACCACGCCCTTTTATCTGGATATCGGCTTCACCAAGACTCAGATCGGCGCCGTGGTCAAGCTGTTCGGGTTCTGGGCCACCGTGGGCGGGAGTCTTTTCGGCGGCGTCCTCATGATCCGCCTGGGCATCTTTCATAGCCTATGGATTTTCGGTATTCTTCAGGCCCTTTCCACAGCCGGATTCGCCTTGCTGGCGTTGATCGGCCCGAGCCTGGCCGCCCTGTCGGCGGTGATTGCCTTCGAAAACCTCAGCGCCGGCATGGGAACGGCTGCCTATGCAGGGTATATGGCCAGCATTACGGACAAGCGTTTTACGGCCACGCAATACGCCCTGTTGACCAGTCTGATGGGCATCCCCCGCGTGGTGGCCTCGGCACCCACCGGCTATATGGCCGCTCATATGGGCTGGTGGCCCTTTTTTGTCTTTTGCACCCTGATCGCCCTTCCCGGACTGCTGCTGCTGCTTGTCATCGACCACGGCCGGTGA
- a CDS encoding phosphoenolpyruvate carboxykinase (GTP): MLKKNEGVDIVKELGGIQTVEDAQALFEQRLDAEHLSRIRRLSHPEILIKIANAIAMCDPGRVYINTGTDADREFIRQLALNKGEEAVLAMDGHTIHYDLKEEQGRIIDRTYYIANPDEKISSLANKILRDDARTVVREKMAGIMNGATMVVGLYIRGPVGAAASNPALEITSSAYVSHSAEILYRNAFDDFEKEVERLGHFYTNVHSEGLNRPEDLPNARVFMDRSHRTTYSFNCTYAGNTLLLKKGNHRFSVDKAVYEGNGLELAEHMFITGIDGPDGRVTWVAGAAPSGCGKTTTAMAGNHFVGDDLAQMWIDENNSVRSINPECGIFGIVEDVNREGDPMLMDRLRNPGSEVIWSNVLIDEDGVPHWKGNGETLPTRGRNFHGPWKKGLLDAGGKEVPISHPNARCTIASSALTNYSDMAEAAEGVETRVITYSGRDSDTMPPVWVAKNSDHGVVIGACIVSAATATEVGATGVKRAPWANAPFIPGALGDYMKAQFDFFGNAAIADNKRPILAGLNYFLTHEARGGSGSKLLGEKKDVKAWLGWLERRAHGDVEAIETPIGFIPRYEDLKPLFETLIDKEYPKELYDRQFSLYIDNILARNELQVTAYGKEENIPQRLFDVLSEQRDGLIDLKNRFGPIVTPDQLLEG; the protein is encoded by the coding sequence ATGTTGAAAAAGAACGAAGGGGTTGACATCGTCAAAGAGTTGGGCGGCATCCAGACTGTGGAGGACGCCCAGGCATTGTTCGAACAACGGCTGGACGCCGAGCATCTCTCCCGCATTCGGCGGCTGAGCCACCCGGAAATCCTGATCAAGATCGCCAACGCCATCGCCATGTGCGATCCCGGGCGGGTTTACATCAACACGGGCACCGACGCCGACCGGGAATTCATCCGCCAGCTGGCCCTGAACAAGGGCGAAGAAGCGGTGCTGGCCATGGACGGGCACACCATCCATTACGATCTCAAGGAAGAACAGGGCCGCATTATCGACCGGACCTACTACATTGCCAATCCGGATGAGAAAATCAGCAGTCTGGCCAACAAAATTTTGAGGGATGACGCCCGCACCGTGGTTCGCGAAAAAATGGCCGGAATCATGAACGGGGCCACCATGGTGGTGGGGCTGTATATTCGGGGACCGGTCGGGGCGGCCGCCTCCAACCCCGCCCTGGAGATTACCAGTTCGGCTTACGTTTCTCACAGCGCCGAAATTCTCTATCGCAACGCCTTCGACGATTTCGAAAAAGAGGTCGAGCGGCTGGGCCACTTTTACACCAACGTCCACAGCGAGGGTCTCAATCGCCCCGAAGACCTGCCCAACGCCCGGGTGTTCATGGACCGCAGCCATCGCACCACCTACTCGTTCAACTGTACGTACGCGGGCAACACCCTGCTGCTGAAAAAGGGCAACCACCGCTTTTCCGTGGACAAGGCGGTTTACGAGGGCAATGGCCTGGAACTGGCCGAGCACATGTTCATCACCGGCATCGACGGTCCGGACGGCCGGGTGACCTGGGTGGCCGGGGCGGCGCCCTCCGGCTGCGGCAAGACCACCACGGCCATGGCCGGCAACCACTTCGTGGGCGACGATCTGGCCCAGATGTGGATCGATGAAAACAACAGCGTGCGCTCCATCAACCCGGAGTGCGGGATCTTCGGCATCGTCGAGGATGTCAACCGGGAGGGCGATCCCATGCTGATGGACCGGCTCAGGAATCCGGGCTCCGAAGTGATCTGGTCCAATGTACTCATTGACGAAGACGGCGTGCCCCACTGGAAAGGCAACGGCGAAACGCTGCCGACCCGCGGCCGCAATTTCCATGGCCCCTGGAAAAAGGGGCTGCTCGATGCCGGCGGCAAGGAGGTTCCCATTTCGCATCCCAACGCCCGCTGCACCATCGCCTCATCGGCCCTGACAAACTATTCGGACATGGCCGAAGCCGCGGAAGGCGTGGAAACCCGGGTAATAACCTACAGCGGCCGGGACAGCGACACCATGCCGCCGGTGTGGGTGGCCAAGAATTCCGACCACGGGGTGGTCATCGGCGCCTGCATCGTTTCGGCGGCCACGGCCACGGAAGTGGGGGCCACGGGAGTCAAGCGGGCGCCGTGGGCCAATGCGCCCTTCATTCCCGGCGCGCTGGGCGACTATATGAAAGCGCAGTTCGATTTCTTCGGCAATGCCGCCATCGCCGATAACAAGCGTCCGATCCTGGCCGGCCTGAATTATTTTCTCACCCATGAGGCCCGGGGCGGCAGCGGCTCGAAATTACTGGGCGAGAAAAAAGACGTCAAGGCCTGGCTGGGCTGGCTGGAGCGCAGAGCCCACGGCGATGTGGAGGCCATCGAAACGCCCATTGGATTCATTCCGCGCTACGAGGATCTGAAGCCGCTTTTCGAAACCCTCATCGACAAAGAATATCCCAAAGAGCTGTACGACCGCCAGTTCTCCCTGTACATCGACAACATCCTGGCCCGCAACGAACTGCAGGTTACGGCCTACGGCAAGGAAGAAAACATTCCGCAACGGCTCTTCGACGTGCTGAGTGAACAGCGCGACGGCCTGATCGACCTGAAGAATCGATTCGGTCCCATCGTCACGCCGGATCAACTGCTGGAAGGATGA
- a CDS encoding XTP/dITP diphosphatase, whose amino-acid sequence MNPNRTLVIATRNKGKTTEIRDLLRDFPVEVKNLDDFGPIPEVVEDGETFDENAYKKASFTARILGYPALSDDSGLVVEALNGAPGVHSARWAGPDASDAQRCEKLLKALEGQPNRAAAFECVISIAVPEGPALTYEDRCEGIIAHTPAGENGFGYDPVFFFPPLEKTFAQLTMAEKGRVSHRGKALQQVQNEFDKVLKWIDRHMPSPQAVGCQSQSREG is encoded by the coding sequence ATGAATCCCAACCGCACGCTTGTCATCGCCACGCGCAACAAAGGTAAAACCACCGAGATCCGCGATCTTCTCAGGGACTTTCCGGTGGAAGTCAAGAACCTGGATGATTTTGGCCCGATACCGGAGGTCGTCGAAGACGGGGAGACCTTCGACGAAAACGCATACAAAAAAGCCAGTTTCACTGCCAGAATTTTAGGATACCCGGCGCTATCCGACGATTCGGGACTGGTTGTCGAAGCCCTGAACGGTGCGCCGGGTGTCCACAGCGCCCGCTGGGCCGGACCCGACGCATCCGATGCCCAACGCTGCGAAAAATTGCTCAAAGCGCTTGAAGGCCAGCCCAACCGTGCAGCCGCCTTCGAGTGCGTGATCTCCATCGCCGTACCGGAGGGTCCGGCATTGACGTATGAAGACCGCTGCGAAGGCATCATCGCGCACACGCCGGCCGGAGAAAACGGGTTCGGATACGATCCGGTTTTTTTCTTCCCGCCGTTGGAAAAAACCTTCGCCCAACTGACCATGGCCGAAAAGGGTAGGGTCAGTCACCGGGGCAAGGCGTTGCAGCAGGTCCAGAATGAATTCGACAAGGTACTTAAATGGATTGACCGGCACATGCCGTCACCTCAGGCAGTGGGGTGTCAGAGCCAAAGCCGCGAGGGATGA
- a CDS encoding IS630 family transposase, translating to MKKLKISDADIAILILQDEIRRSYEARYDHRLHAILMVAQDMSCRQVAQLLGDSPRTIAYWVKRFEAEGLSGLADADRPGRPSKLNQAQIQTIELALRSHPSKYGLAGNLWDGKLLSHFIDQEFGIQIGVRQCQRLFRRLGFRLRKPRPLIAKADPQAQQDFKKNC from the coding sequence ATGAAAAAGCTAAAAATTTCTGATGCCGACATTGCTATACTTATCCTGCAAGATGAAATCAGAAGGTCATATGAAGCTCGCTACGACCATAGGCTCCATGCAATTCTGATGGTTGCCCAAGATATGAGTTGTCGTCAAGTTGCCCAGTTGCTCGGTGATTCACCCAGAACAATTGCATATTGGGTGAAACGATTTGAGGCGGAAGGGCTTTCCGGGCTTGCAGATGCAGACCGCCCTGGAAGACCCAGCAAACTGAATCAGGCGCAAATACAGACGATTGAACTGGCATTGCGTTCTCATCCTTCAAAGTATGGGCTTGCAGGTAATTTATGGGATGGAAAATTGCTTTCCCATTTCATTGACCAAGAGTTTGGCATTCAAATTGGTGTACGACAGTGCCAGCGCCTGTTTCGCCGGCTCGGCTTTCGATTGAGAAAACCACGCCCTTTGATTGCTAAGGCTGATCCACAAGCGCAGCAGGACTTTAAAAAAAATTGCTGA
- a CDS encoding quinone oxidoreductase, translated as MARAIIIHENGGPEAMQWEEFDPGMPGPGEVRLNQEAVGLNFIDVYHRTGLYPLPALPAVLGLEGAGVVEAVGDRVTDLHPGDRVAYAGVPAGAYAQSRCIPAHRLVRLPDDISTRQAAGMMLRGMTARYLLHGCYPVKAGDRILIHAAAGGVGSIVCQWARHLGAEVIGTVGSAEKAEIARKNGCHHPIVYTKVDFAEQVKAITEGRGVDVVYDSVGQATFMKSLDCLRPMGTLVSFGQSSGPVPPLDIGILSAKGSLFLTRPSLMTYTARREDLLDHARDLFDVVASGAVEISIGQTYALEDAARAHRELEQRKTSGSSVLIP; from the coding sequence ATGGCCAGAGCGATAATCATTCACGAAAACGGGGGACCGGAAGCCATGCAGTGGGAAGAGTTTGACCCGGGTATGCCCGGCCCGGGAGAAGTACGGCTGAATCAGGAAGCCGTAGGGCTCAATTTTATCGACGTGTACCACCGCACCGGTCTCTACCCGCTGCCGGCCTTGCCCGCCGTACTCGGACTGGAGGGCGCCGGGGTTGTGGAAGCGGTGGGGGATCGGGTAACCGACCTGCATCCGGGAGACCGGGTTGCCTATGCCGGCGTGCCAGCGGGCGCCTACGCCCAATCCCGCTGTATTCCGGCCCATCGACTGGTCCGGCTGCCCGACGATATCTCCACCCGGCAGGCCGCCGGCATGATGCTGCGCGGCATGACGGCCCGCTACCTGCTCCACGGGTGCTACCCGGTCAAAGCCGGGGATCGGATCCTGATTCACGCCGCCGCCGGCGGGGTGGGCTCCATCGTCTGCCAATGGGCCCGGCATCTGGGCGCCGAAGTCATCGGCACGGTGGGATCGGCCGAAAAAGCGGAGATCGCCCGTAAAAACGGATGCCACCACCCCATCGTGTACACCAAGGTCGATTTTGCCGAGCAGGTGAAAGCCATCACCGAAGGGCGGGGCGTGGATGTGGTCTACGACAGTGTGGGTCAGGCCACTTTCATGAAATCCCTGGATTGTCTCAGGCCCATGGGAACCCTGGTTTCCTTCGGTCAATCTTCGGGTCCCGTGCCGCCGCTGGACATCGGAATCCTTTCCGCCAAGGGCTCGCTTTTCCTCACCCGTCCCAGCCTGATGACCTACACGGCCCGGCGGGAAGATCTGCTGGACCATGCCCGGGATCTTTTCGATGTGGTCGCCAGTGGTGCGGTCGAAATTTCTATCGGACAAACCTATGCCCTGGAAGATGCCGCCCGCGCGCACCGGGAGCTGGAGCAACGCAAAACCAGCGGCAGCAGCGTTCTGATTCCATGA
- a CDS encoding ATP-binding protein has translation MKHSKPISRRTRRTISRDLTLGLTLMTALVFSVFGAVYQVYYIDREARNLESEAADVADEFAEVLARPLWNLDVDTVRQIAKAYLSSDFLSAVRIETNLEAYFDNMPESPQMERWLYLKRNIASGDEHIGTTELLFSRERIQAIQKRSLISILATIVLVTLVIGLGTHLLMKRMVAKPLDRLIAGIRTIAAGDYQLALPLEKHSDINTIISEINIMAREIDRRETDLKKLRETLKNIVDSMPSVLVGVDPEGRVTQWNREAQKHSGIDADRALGCHVGEVYPFLAEAMGWVKQAIAEKRPFKESKVTSRAKGDVRYADITVYPLDASSTGGAVIRVDDVTERVRIEEMMVQSEKMLSVGGLAAGMAHEINNPLAGIMQNIQVMQNRFSSDLPKNHEVAERCGVTMSAIQAYMQGRSISQMMAMIMESGKRAAKIVENMLSFSRKSEAVTTSCDLAQLLDATVELAENDYDLKKKYDFRKIEIVREYDSRVPKVSCEASKIQQVFLNILSNGAQAMAENPTQAAPHLVLRVKMDDGQACVEIEDNGPGMDATVRKRIFEPFFTTKSVGVGTGLGLSVSYFIITENHGGTMTVSSTPGAGTRFVIHLPLEKMANESLTAESLRPTTN, from the coding sequence ATGAAACATTCAAAACCGATTTCCCGGCGAACCCGGCGCACCATTTCAAGAGACCTGACCCTGGGGCTGACGTTGATGACTGCGCTGGTGTTTTCCGTTTTCGGTGCGGTTTATCAGGTCTATTACATCGATCGGGAGGCCCGCAACCTGGAGAGCGAAGCAGCGGACGTCGCCGACGAGTTTGCCGAGGTACTGGCCCGGCCGCTGTGGAATCTGGACGTGGATACGGTCAGGCAGATTGCCAAGGCGTACTTAAGCTCCGATTTTCTCAGTGCCGTTCGCATCGAGACCAACCTGGAAGCCTATTTCGATAACATGCCCGAAAGTCCGCAGATGGAGCGTTGGCTTTACCTGAAAAGGAATATCGCCAGCGGGGACGAACATATCGGCACCACCGAACTTCTTTTTTCCAGAGAACGCATCCAGGCGATCCAGAAGAGAAGCCTCATATCCATTCTGGCAACCATCGTACTCGTGACCCTGGTTATCGGGCTGGGCACCCACCTGCTGATGAAACGGATGGTGGCCAAGCCCCTCGATCGGCTGATCGCCGGCATTCGAACCATTGCCGCCGGGGATTACCAGCTGGCCCTGCCCCTGGAAAAGCACTCGGATATCAACACGATCATATCCGAAATCAATATCATGGCCCGGGAGATCGACCGCCGGGAAACCGACCTGAAGAAACTGCGCGAAACGCTGAAAAACATTGTGGACTCCATGCCTTCGGTCCTTGTGGGCGTCGATCCCGAAGGGAGGGTGACCCAGTGGAACCGCGAGGCGCAGAAGCATTCCGGTATCGATGCCGATCGAGCCCTGGGCTGCCATGTGGGCGAAGTATACCCTTTCCTGGCCGAAGCCATGGGGTGGGTCAAGCAGGCCATTGCGGAAAAACGTCCCTTTAAGGAAAGCAAGGTAACCTCCCGCGCCAAAGGAGACGTCCGCTACGCGGATATTACGGTTTATCCGTTGGATGCCAGCAGCACCGGCGGCGCCGTGATCCGGGTGGACGACGTGACCGAGCGGGTGCGGATCGAAGAGATGATGGTCCAGTCGGAAAAGATGCTCTCCGTGGGTGGTCTGGCCGCGGGCATGGCCCATGAGATCAACAACCCCCTGGCGGGAATCATGCAGAATATCCAGGTCATGCAGAATCGCTTTTCCAGCGACCTGCCCAAAAACCACGAGGTGGCCGAACGTTGCGGTGTGACCATGTCCGCCATCCAGGCCTACATGCAAGGGCGAAGCATATCGCAGATGATGGCCATGATCATGGAATCGGGAAAGCGGGCCGCCAAAATCGTCGAGAACATGCTCTCCTTTTCCCGCAAGAGCGAGGCCGTCACCACTTCCTGCGACCTTGCCCAATTGCTGGATGCCACCGTGGAACTGGCGGAAAACGACTACGACCTGAAGAAAAAATATGATTTCCGCAAGATCGAGATCGTTCGGGAGTACGATTCCCGGGTGCCCAAGGTCTCCTGCGAAGCATCCAAAATTCAACAGGTATTTCTCAACATTTTATCCAACGGCGCTCAGGCCATGGCCGAGAACCCAACGCAGGCCGCACCTCATTTGGTCCTGCGGGTTAAAATGGACGATGGACAGGCCTGTGTGGAAATCGAGGACAATGGCCCGGGAATGGATGCCACCGTGCGCAAACGAATCTTCGAGCCCTTCTTTACGACCAAATCCGTTGGCGTGGGAACCGGGCTGGGGCTGTCGGTATCCTATTTCATTATCACCGAAAACCATGGCGGCACCATGACCGTCTCTTCGACGCCGGGAGCCGGCACCCGGTTTGTCATTCACCTGCCCCTCGAAAAGATGGCCAATGAAAGCCTCACTGCGGAAAGCCTTCGACCCACGACCAACTGA
- a CDS encoding radical SAM protein: MRVLLINPFYPISETPSPPLGLAYLAGALEAAGMAVKVLDCVVSPLSDDLLSSLLEEFKPDLAGATAVTMTVDHALTVLERIKTLDPDIPTVLGGPHATFCAADILESFPQVDAVVRGEGERSLVALARAVQERSPWSRVPGIAFRENDRIVTTDLPPLADLNELAPPARHGIPLGRYRALGMPVSMTTSRGCPFKCIFCVGRKMVGAKVRYRDPVRVVDEMAALSRLGFHQINLADDLFTANRDHCLAVCNEIMDRGLTVKWTSFARVDTVTEQILASMRRAGCTTVSFGIESGSPEMLRRIKKGITLEQALQAMQLCLDCGIDPHASFILGLPGETPQTLRQTLDFGETLKAMGANHGFHILAPFPGTDIRERLETYDLQILSDDWREYHANRAVVRTAGVGPETMDAIVIESEKMFDRWLDKIGRRRAMGLADEKEAWPLTRLEHTVVIYDMMMKRLIENHGSWPVDATAGDPGHPVEQLIQRATEDLDHPPQRIRSAVEFAVKEKYIEMTKADGRVSWSWVEGFPQ; encoded by the coding sequence TTGCGCGTCCTGCTGATCAATCCATTCTATCCCATTTCGGAAACGCCCTCCCCGCCCCTGGGCCTGGCCTATCTGGCCGGTGCACTGGAAGCGGCGGGAATGGCGGTAAAGGTGCTGGACTGTGTGGTGTCGCCGCTTAGCGACGATTTGCTTTCTTCCCTGCTGGAGGAATTCAAGCCGGATCTGGCCGGCGCCACGGCCGTAACCATGACGGTGGACCACGCCCTGACCGTTCTCGAACGGATCAAGACCCTGGACCCGGACATCCCCACGGTGCTGGGCGGTCCCCACGCCACTTTTTGCGCCGCCGATATCCTGGAATCCTTTCCCCAGGTGGACGCGGTCGTTCGCGGTGAAGGCGAACGGTCCCTGGTGGCGCTGGCCCGCGCCGTACAGGAGCGTTCTCCCTGGAGCCGGGTACCGGGAATCGCCTTTCGCGAAAACGACCGCATCGTCACCACCGATCTGCCGCCGCTGGCCGACCTGAACGAACTTGCGCCCCCGGCCCGCCACGGCATCCCATTGGGACGCTACCGAGCCCTGGGCATGCCGGTCAGTATGACCACCAGCCGTGGATGTCCCTTCAAATGCATTTTCTGCGTGGGCCGCAAAATGGTCGGAGCAAAAGTGCGCTACCGGGATCCCGTCCGGGTCGTAGACGAAATGGCGGCACTGAGCCGGCTTGGATTCCACCAGATCAATCTGGCCGACGACCTGTTCACGGCCAATCGGGATCACTGCCTGGCCGTGTGCAACGAAATCATGGACCGTGGGCTTACGGTGAAATGGACCTCTTTTGCCCGGGTGGATACGGTTACCGAACAGATACTGGCGTCCATGCGCCGGGCCGGATGCACGACGGTCAGCTTCGGCATCGAATCCGGCAGCCCGGAAATGCTCAGGCGCATCAAAAAAGGCATTACCCTGGAGCAGGCTCTACAGGCCATGCAGCTCTGCCTGGATTGCGGCATCGATCCCCACGCTTCGTTTATCCTGGGATTGCCCGGAGAAACGCCGCAGACCCTGCGCCAGACCCTCGACTTCGGAGAGACCCTGAAGGCCATGGGCGCCAACCACGGATTCCACATCCTGGCGCCTTTTCCGGGAACGGATATCCGGGAACGGCTGGAAACGTACGACCTTCAGATTCTGTCCGACGACTGGCGGGAGTACCATGCCAACCGGGCCGTTGTTCGCACGGCCGGCGTAGGGCCGGAAACCATGGACGCCATCGTTATCGAAAGCGAAAAAATGTTCGACCGCTGGCTGGACAAAATCGGTCGGCGCCGCGCCATGGGACTGGCCGACGAAAAAGAGGCCTGGCCCCTGACCCGGCTGGAACATACGGTGGTCATCTACGACATGATGATGAAACGGCTGATCGAAAACCACGGTTCCTGGCCGGTCGACGCCACCGCCGGCGATCCCGGCCATCCGGTCGAACAACTGATCCAGCGGGCCACCGAAGATCTCGATCATCCCCCCCAGCGGATTCGTTCGGCCGTCGAATTCGCGGTCAAGGAAAAGTATATCGAGATGACGAAAGCGGACGGGCGGGTCAGTTGGTCGTGGGTCGAAGGCTTTCCGCAGTGA